A stretch of Carnobacterium iners DNA encodes these proteins:
- a CDS encoding dihydrolipoamide dehydrogenase, with protein MEIKKNQYPTNWVGLKSTRFSKYRSWINNEKPGICGTYVCAVLLHDLYQNRYGKDLSKSLLVAGLKSVVDETFMYRGTFPWDLKHGLAVVLKGNPDYKAKLSFIPDRVVVEQLNKPNPLPITVGTTRVLGSPYQNHWVLVYAYGYNTKGKLFFEAYDNHGKSAAILPASQTFGCVWLEENKNK; from the coding sequence ATGGAGATAAAAAAGAATCAGTATCCGACAAATTGGGTTGGATTAAAATCAACACGTTTTAGCAAATACCGTTCATGGATTAACAATGAAAAGCCAGGTATCTGCGGGACGTATGTTTGTGCAGTTCTATTGCATGACTTGTACCAAAACCGTTACGGAAAAGACTTATCTAAAAGTTTGTTAGTGGCAGGATTAAAATCAGTCGTTGATGAAACTTTTATGTACCGTGGGACCTTTCCTTGGGACTTGAAACATGGTTTAGCTGTTGTTTTAAAAGGAAATCCTGATTACAAAGCTAAACTATCTTTTATTCCAGATAGAGTGGTAGTAGAACAGTTAAATAAACCAAATCCGTTACCTATTACAGTCGGAACAACGAGAGTATTAGGAAGTCCATACCAAAATCATTGGGTACTGGTTTATGCATATGGATACAATACAAAAGGAAAATTATTTTTTGAAGCTTATGATAACCATGGCAAAAGTGCAGCGATTTTGCCAGCTTCTCAAACATTTGGGTGTGTTTGGTTAGAAGAAAATAAAAATAAGTAA
- a CDS encoding deoxynucleoside kinase codes for MKGEHNAVIVLAGMIGAGKSTYTKLISETLGSDAFYESVDDNRILEKFYEDPKRWAFSLQIYFLNTRFRSIKAAFLHENNVLDRSIYEDALFTKINYEEGNMSDAEMDTYLDLLDNMMEELDGMKKKSPDLLIYLRGSLDTVLGRIEKRGRSFEQIEGNQGLLDYYTHLHSQYDNWFDSYDKSETLIIDIDNHDLENPADAQIIMDLVTKRLSDVRLNKISV; via the coding sequence TTGAAAGGGGAACATAACGCAGTGATTGTTTTAGCAGGAATGATAGGTGCTGGTAAAAGCACGTACACAAAATTAATATCTGAAACATTAGGAAGCGATGCTTTTTATGAAAGTGTTGATGATAACCGTATTTTAGAAAAGTTTTATGAGGATCCAAAAAGGTGGGCTTTTTCTTTACAAATTTATTTTTTAAATACCCGTTTTCGTAGTATTAAAGCAGCATTTTTACATGAGAACAACGTATTGGATCGTTCAATTTATGAAGATGCCTTGTTTACAAAAATTAATTACGAAGAAGGCAATATGAGTGATGCTGAAATGGATACTTATTTAGATTTATTAGATAATATGATGGAAGAATTAGATGGCATGAAAAAGAAATCACCTGATTTATTAATCTATCTTCGTGGTTCATTGGATACGGTTTTAGGTCGTATCGAAAAAAGAGGTCGTTCATTCGAACAAATTGAAGGCAACCAAGGTTTATTAGATTACTATACGCATCTTCATAGTCAATACGATAATTGGTTTGATTCTTATGATAAGAGTGAAACACTGATCATTGATATTGATAACCATGATTTAGAAAATCCCGCTGATGCACAAATCATTATGGACTTAGTTACAAAACGCTTGAGTGATGTTCGTTTAAATAAAATAAGTGTTTAA